A window of Aeromicrobium sp. Root236 contains these coding sequences:
- a CDS encoding alpha/beta fold hydrolase, protein MSTPRSLVLPPGVHAVTIETGRGNFAAHTVRTDGAVGHVLLVPGWTGSKEDFTAFLPLLAAAGFNATAYDQRGQYETPGAPDDDYTLDGFAADALALRGMASDAARSHLLGHSFGGLVAQQAAVADPSAWHSLSLLCTGPGALGETPGRPPLTPLVQALGVMTLAEIRAALPSDPTLAPDIAEFLDKRFTSNAPASLKAITQHLIDAPDIIDEVAATGLPFWVGRGADDDAWPHDVQAAMAGRLGTDVHVVEGAAHSPAVENPQALLDAWLPFLKENT, encoded by the coding sequence ATGAGCACTCCACGGTCGTTGGTGCTCCCGCCGGGGGTGCACGCGGTCACGATCGAGACCGGCCGCGGCAACTTCGCAGCGCACACCGTACGCACGGACGGGGCCGTCGGGCACGTCCTGCTGGTCCCGGGCTGGACCGGCTCCAAGGAGGACTTCACCGCCTTCCTGCCGTTGCTGGCCGCCGCGGGGTTCAACGCCACGGCATACGACCAACGTGGCCAGTACGAGACGCCCGGCGCTCCCGACGACGACTACACGCTGGACGGCTTCGCCGCGGATGCCCTGGCGCTCAGGGGCATGGCCTCCGACGCCGCCCGTTCGCACCTCCTCGGGCACTCGTTCGGCGGCCTCGTCGCGCAGCAGGCCGCCGTCGCCGACCCGTCCGCGTGGCACAGCCTGAGCCTGCTCTGCACCGGCCCGGGCGCCCTCGGCGAGACTCCGGGCCGGCCACCGCTCACCCCGCTCGTGCAGGCGCTCGGCGTCATGACGCTTGCGGAGATCCGCGCAGCGCTGCCCTCCGATCCCACGCTGGCACCGGACATCGCGGAGTTCCTCGACAAGCGCTTCACCTCCAACGCCCCGGCGTCGCTCAAGGCGATCACCCAGCACCTGATCGACGCGCCCGACATCATCGACGAGGTCGCCGCGACCGGCTTGCCCTTCTGGGTCGGGCGAGGCGCCGACGACGACGCGTGGCCCCATGACGTCCAGGCGGCGATGGCCGGGCGGCTCGGCACCGACGTCCACGTCGTCGAGGGCGCCGCCCACTCCCCCGCCGTCGAGAATCCTCAAGCGCTGCTCGATGCCTGGTTGCCGTTCCTGAAGGAGAACACCTGA
- a CDS encoding sulfite oxidase-like oxidoreductase yields the protein MANFTRGFTGGARRGGDTRLPPGQYDTGATWPVLTAELTPTIDLETWTMTVDGLVEKPTTWDWRGIHALPSSSYFGDIHCVTTWTKFDTTFAGVSVDALLEIAKPKPEATHVMATSTTGYNTNLPLDDITGGKAWIVWEFDGKPLAPEHGGPVRLLVPHLYFWKSAKWITRIELMDHDEQGFWERNGYHDRGDPWLEQRYQGDA from the coding sequence ATGGCCAACTTCACCCGTGGATTCACCGGCGGTGCCCGTCGCGGCGGCGACACCCGGCTGCCACCCGGCCAGTACGACACCGGCGCCACCTGGCCGGTGCTCACCGCCGAGCTCACCCCGACGATCGACCTTGAGACGTGGACCATGACGGTCGACGGCCTCGTCGAGAAGCCGACGACGTGGGACTGGCGTGGCATCCATGCACTGCCCTCGTCGTCCTACTTCGGCGACATCCACTGCGTGACGACGTGGACCAAGTTCGACACCACGTTCGCCGGCGTCAGCGTCGACGCGTTGCTCGAGATCGCGAAGCCGAAGCCCGAGGCCACGCACGTCATGGCGACCTCGACGACGGGGTACAACACCAACCTGCCGCTCGACGACATCACCGGCGGCAAGGCGTGGATCGTCTGGGAGTTCGACGGCAAGCCGCTCGCGCCGGAGCACGGCGGTCCCGTACGCCTGCTCGTGCCGCACCTGTACTTCTGGAAGTCGGCCAAGTGGATCACCCGTATCGAGCTGATGGACCACGACGAGCAGGGCTTCTGGGAGCGCAACGGCTACCACGACCGCGGCGACCCGTGGCTGGAGCAGCGCTACCAGGGCGACGCATGA
- a CDS encoding FAD-binding oxidoreductase: MTEAIASSWTTGTVREVERFGETYVRLRIEVADRHDHVPGQHYVVRLRAPDGYTAQRSYSLASDPADPLIELMVECLPRGEVSGFLHDVVEAGDELELRGPIGRWFVWGGEVPSLCVAGGSGVVPFISMLRYARRMGTASHLTIVASAQTRERLPYIEELEEFGAFIALTRENHGDRVAAHIYPDELAELSKGIERAYVCGSAGFVSFVGRSLGEAGVPSDIVRVEQFGATG; encoded by the coding sequence ATGACCGAAGCCATCGCGAGCTCGTGGACGACCGGAACGGTCCGCGAGGTCGAGCGGTTCGGCGAGACGTACGTCCGGCTCCGGATCGAGGTCGCCGACCGGCACGACCACGTGCCCGGCCAGCACTACGTCGTACGCCTGCGCGCGCCTGACGGCTACACCGCCCAGCGGTCCTACTCCCTGGCGTCGGACCCCGCCGACCCGCTGATCGAGCTGATGGTGGAGTGCCTGCCCCGCGGTGAGGTGTCGGGGTTCCTGCACGACGTCGTCGAGGCGGGCGACGAGCTCGAGCTGCGTGGTCCGATCGGCCGCTGGTTCGTGTGGGGCGGCGAGGTCCCGTCGTTGTGCGTCGCCGGCGGCTCCGGCGTCGTGCCGTTCATCTCGATGCTCCGCTACGCCCGCCGCATGGGCACCGCGTCGCACCTGACGATCGTCGCCTCGGCCCAGACCCGCGAGCGGCTGCCCTACATCGAGGAGCTCGAGGAGTTCGGCGCGTTCATCGCGCTGACCCGGGAGAACCACGGCGATCGCGTCGCCGCGCACATCTATCCCGACGAGCTGGCCGAGCTGTCCAAGGGCATCGAGCGGGCGTACGTCTGCGGCTCGGCCGGGTTCGTCAGCTTCGTCGGCCGCAGCCTCGGCGAGGCCGGCGTGCCCAGCGACATCGTGCGGGTCGAGCAGTTCGGCGCCACGGGCTAG
- a CDS encoding PHP domain-containing protein, whose translation MKIDLHTHSDRSDGTDTPTQLVENAKAAGLDVVAITDHDSTEGWKEADKAAKRVGITLVHGIEISTKLGGKSVHLLGYGFDPKDKPLLRELRKVIDGRNSRLPATLERLRGLGIDITAHDVRVRSTNAAATGRPHVADALIDLGVVQDRNEAFERYLKPGRPAYVDRYAADLPTAIGLLKAAGGKAVLAHPWSRGSHRVLTRDRIGTLKEQGLDGLEVDHNDHGAEDRAALRQIARDLGLVRTGSSDYHGTGKIDFPLGRNLTEPEQYRRLFGL comes from the coding sequence GTGAAGATCGACCTCCACACCCACAGCGACCGTTCCGACGGCACCGACACCCCGACCCAGCTCGTCGAGAACGCCAAGGCGGCCGGCCTCGACGTCGTCGCCATCACGGATCACGACTCCACCGAGGGGTGGAAGGAGGCCGACAAGGCCGCCAAGCGGGTCGGCATCACGCTGGTCCACGGCATCGAGATCTCGACCAAGCTCGGCGGCAAGAGCGTGCACCTCCTGGGCTACGGGTTCGATCCCAAGGACAAGCCCCTCCTGCGCGAGCTCCGCAAGGTCATCGACGGCCGCAACTCCCGCCTGCCGGCGACCCTCGAGCGGCTGCGGGGCCTCGGCATCGACATCACCGCCCACGACGTACGCGTGAGGTCGACGAACGCCGCGGCGACGGGGCGCCCGCACGTCGCGGACGCGCTGATCGACCTCGGCGTCGTGCAGGACCGCAACGAGGCGTTCGAGCGCTACCTCAAGCCCGGCCGGCCCGCGTACGTCGACCGCTACGCCGCGGACCTGCCCACCGCGATCGGACTGCTCAAGGCTGCCGGCGGCAAGGCCGTCCTGGCCCACCCGTGGTCACGAGGCAGCCACCGGGTGCTGACCCGCGACCGGATCGGCACGCTCAAGGAGCAGGGCCTCGACGGGCTCGAGGTCGACCACAACGACCACGGCGCGGAGGATCGCGCCGCCCTGCGGCAGATCGCCCGCGACCTCGGCCTCGTGCGTACGGGCTCCAGCGACTATCACGGCACCGGCAAGATCGACTTCCCGCTGGGCCGCAACCTCACCGAGCCCGAGCAGTACCGCCGCCTCTTCGGCCTCTAG
- a CDS encoding histidine phosphatase family protein: protein MSRTDEVEDQLWLVRHGETEWSRSGQHTSTTDLPLTDKGEAAARTLVGPLSGIDFVHVMSSPRRRAIHTAELAGFADPEVDEDLAEWAYGDYEGLTTAEIRKTVPDWSVWTHPSPGGETAEQVAERLDRVVARARAADGKTLVFAHGHSLRALAARWLGLDVSEGRLFALDTSTISVLGVDRGTQVVRQWNCLP from the coding sequence TTGTCCCGCACTGACGAGGTCGAGGACCAGCTCTGGCTGGTGCGCCACGGCGAGACGGAGTGGAGCCGCAGCGGCCAGCACACGTCCACGACCGACCTGCCGCTGACCGACAAGGGCGAGGCCGCTGCTCGTACGCTCGTGGGCCCGCTGTCCGGCATCGACTTCGTGCACGTCATGTCGAGCCCGCGCCGGCGCGCGATCCACACCGCCGAGCTGGCCGGATTCGCCGACCCGGAGGTCGACGAGGACCTCGCCGAGTGGGCGTACGGCGACTACGAGGGGCTGACGACCGCCGAGATCCGCAAGACCGTCCCGGACTGGAGCGTCTGGACGCACCCGTCGCCCGGCGGGGAGACCGCCGAGCAGGTGGCCGAGCGCCTCGACCGCGTCGTGGCGCGGGCACGCGCGGCCGACGGCAAGACCCTCGTCTTCGCGCACGGGCACTCCCTGCGCGCGCTTGCCGCACGCTGGCTGGGTCTCGACGTGTCCGAAGGACGGCTGTTCGCGCTCGACACCTCGACGATCTCCGTGCTCGGCGTCGACCGCGGCACTCAGGTCGTACGCCAGTGGAACTGCCTGCCCTGA